From a region of the Paracoccus sp. TOH genome:
- a CDS encoding NAD(P)-binding protein: protein MGTDADLIVLGGGPAGAVSAWLAARDGLRVLLVDPGRGRPRLEGLSPRLHRWLAGQGLLDGFDGITGPLRRQVDWAGISESNAEHVVERAALDAHLRRCAEAAGARLVIGSGRPEPGGVWLGGARLRAPMVIDARGRRSPAAGGKAPATLALSGWVGAALPAGIRLTALAQGWLWRVALPDGRIWVQAMLDAAGDGPPADRLRAAMAAAEPMLADAPLTGPPLLREAAPRLPAPVGALDLLRVGDAFAAMDPLSGHGQFWAVSSALAVAAVRRTLAARPGAEPLCRRFLAERALQTSLHQARIGRDFLRAEPRFRAAPFWAARLGFPDDRPAAAPPTAPHVARAILVENGLLAERAVLHTPGAPQGVGWFGNIPAAEAWRSWQQGGAPALQARWGETGARLARQFQALAQVGAQVG, encoded by the coding sequence ATGGGCACGGATGCCGATCTGATCGTGCTGGGCGGCGGGCCGGCGGGTGCGGTTTCGGCCTGGCTCGCCGCGCGCGACGGGCTGCGCGTGCTGCTGGTCGATCCCGGCCGCGGCCGGCCGCGGCTCGAGGGGCTCAGCCCGCGCCTGCATCGCTGGCTGGCCGGCCAGGGCCTGCTTGATGGGTTCGACGGCATTACAGGCCCGCTGCGGCGGCAGGTGGACTGGGCCGGGATCAGCGAAAGCAATGCCGAGCATGTGGTCGAGCGAGCGGCGCTGGACGCGCATCTGCGCCGTTGCGCCGAAGCCGCCGGCGCCCGGCTGGTGATCGGCAGCGGCCGGCCGGAGCCGGGCGGGGTCTGGCTTGGCGGCGCAAGGCTGCGCGCGCCCATGGTCATCGACGCCAGGGGCCGCCGGTCGCCCGCTGCGGGCGGCAAGGCCCCGGCCACCCTGGCGCTGTCCGGCTGGGTCGGGGCCGCCCTGCCCGCCGGCATCCGGCTGACGGCGCTGGCGCAGGGCTGGCTGTGGCGCGTGGCGCTGCCCGATGGGCGGATCTGGGTGCAGGCGATGCTGGATGCCGCCGGCGACGGCCCGCCGGCGGACCGATTGCGGGCCGCCATGGCCGCGGCCGAGCCTATGCTGGCCGATGCGCCGCTGACGGGCCCGCCGCTGCTGCGCGAGGCGGCGCCGCGCCTGCCCGCGCCGGTTGGCGCGCTGGACCTGCTGCGGGTCGGCGACGCCTTTGCCGCCATGGACCCGCTGTCCGGCCATGGCCAGTTCTGGGCGGTGTCGAGCGCGCTGGCCGTCGCCGCCGTGCGCCGCACCCTGGCGGCCCGGCCCGGCGCCGAACCGCTCTGCCGGCGCTTTCTGGCCGAGCGCGCGCTGCAGACCAGCCTGCACCAGGCCCGGATCGGCCGCGACTTCCTGCGCGCCGAGCCGCGTTTCCGCGCCGCGCCCTTCTGGGCGGCGCGGCTGGGCTTTCCCGACGACCGGCCCGCCGCCGCGCCGCCGACCGCCCCGCATGTCGCCCGCGCCATCCTGGTCGAGAACGGGCTGCTGGCCGAGCGTGCGGTGCTGCATACCCCCGGCGCGCCGCAGGGCGTCGGCTGGTTCGGCAACATTCCGGCGGCCGAGGCCTGGCGGTCATGGCAGCAGGGCGGCGCCCCCGCCCTGCAGGCCCGATGGGGCGAGACGGGGGCCCGTCTCGCCCGGCAGTTTCAGGCGCTGGCGCAGGTCGGGGCTCAGGTCGGCTGA
- a CDS encoding allantoin permease — protein MAGSLDNAEELEFSDRPVPRDQRMGRLPLTMAWWSVCSAMFYLVIAASLALAYGARNAIIGLVLSVIAYAAVNAVLVRHAIRTGLSVSLFSRILLGRSGAAVATLIFFATAIYYAVFEGSVIAVALREYAGIAYPLAALVVAVYSVALIFGSIQNWLDRFNGVLLPFYLLGLVAAVALAVAEYGYSDAWLTLGPPGGAPAGGWWDCFTAYMGVWILMMFTYDYARFGRPEDATFHATLSFGAPFYAVAFLLNGLVGIFLAASLPSQGSISEVSVVFALVQLMGVAGLAFVWISQTRINTANYYLAAVNMESFARTVFRLRLPKWVWACVVGAIAYALMLADVFAYILQALAYQGIFVVAWVAIALVHITGGERAEPEDTERVRAVNPAGLGAWLIASAGGLALHFIGGAAASFSAPATFVIAGLAYAVLRRRTRALGQPT, from the coding sequence ATGGCTGGATCTTTGGACAATGCGGAAGAACTGGAATTCTCGGATCGGCCGGTGCCGCGCGACCAGCGCATGGGCCGGCTGCCCCTGACCATGGCCTGGTGGTCGGTCTGCTCGGCCATGTTCTACCTGGTCATCGCCGCCTCGCTGGCGCTGGCCTATGGCGCAAGGAACGCCATCATCGGCCTGGTGCTGTCGGTCATCGCCTATGCCGCGGTGAACGCGGTGCTGGTGCGGCACGCGATCCGCACCGGGCTCAGCGTCTCGCTGTTCTCGCGCATCCTGCTGGGCCGAAGCGGTGCGGCGGTGGCGACGCTGATCTTCTTTGCCACCGCAATCTATTACGCGGTGTTCGAGGGCTCGGTGATCGCGGTCGCGCTGCGCGAATATGCCGGCATCGCCTATCCGCTGGCGGCGCTGGTGGTGGCGGTCTATTCGGTGGCGCTGATCTTCGGCTCGATCCAGAACTGGCTGGACCGGTTCAACGGCGTGCTCTTGCCCTTCTACCTGCTGGGGCTGGTCGCGGCGGTGGCGCTGGCGGTGGCGGAATACGGCTATTCGGATGCCTGGCTGACCCTTGGCCCGCCGGGCGGCGCGCCGGCCGGCGGCTGGTGGGACTGTTTCACCGCCTATATGGGCGTCTGGATCCTGATGATGTTCACCTATGACTATGCCCGCTTCGGCCGGCCCGAGGACGCAACGTTCCACGCCACCCTCAGCTTCGGCGCGCCCTTCTATGCGGTGGCCTTCCTGCTCAACGGCCTGGTCGGCATCTTCCTGGCCGCCAGCCTGCCGAGCCAGGGCAGCATCTCGGAAGTCTCGGTGGTTTTCGCGCTGGTGCAACTGATGGGCGTGGCCGGGCTGGCCTTCGTCTGGATCTCGCAGACCCGGATCAACACCGCCAACTATTACCTCGCCGCCGTGAACATGGAGAGCTTCGCCCGCACCGTGTTTCGCCTGCGCCTGCCGAAATGGGTCTGGGCCTGCGTGGTCGGCGCCATCGCCTATGCGCTGATGCTGGCCGATGTCTTCGCCTATATCCTGCAAGCGCTGGCCTATCAGGGAATCTTCGTGGTGGCCTGGGTCGCCATCGCCCTGGTCCACATCACCGGCGGCGAGCGCGCCGAGCCCGAGGACACCGAGCGCGTCCGCGCCGTCAACCCCGCCGGGCTGGGGGCCTGGCTGATCGCCTCGGCCGGCGGGCTGGCCCTGCATTTCATCGGCGGCGCTGCCGCATCCTTCTCGGCCCCTGCCACCTTCGTGATCGCGGGGCTGGCCTATGCGGTGCTGCGCCGCCGGACCAGGGCGCTGGGTCAGCCGACCTGA